Proteins from a single region of Pseudomonas sp. BSw22131:
- a CDS encoding S66 peptidase family protein, translating to MPVMTQTLHPNVLRPGDAVALVSPAAPVAEARVQAAVQALTGFGLRPRVYPHALDTHSFYAGTDEHRVADLNDALADPEIRAVLCNRGGYGTQRILAQVDYDAVRRDPKLLIGFSDITALHGALWTEARLATVHGPVAAQFERGGMFTSTLKRALMSAEPVVVRASADEPTCRVRTSGLAEGLLLGGNLSMLSTCIGTPYMPDLEGAILLIEDVNEPAYRIDRLLTHLLNCGILQRVAGIAVGQFSEPGNGNATIKAADVLIERLGDLGIPVLGGLSIGHGDRNEAVALGTYARLDADNGTLTVAAAARG from the coding sequence ATGCCCGTGATGACTCAGACCCTGCACCCGAACGTCCTGCGCCCCGGAGATGCCGTTGCCCTGGTCTCGCCGGCAGCGCCCGTGGCTGAAGCGCGTGTTCAGGCGGCGGTGCAGGCGCTGACGGGCTTTGGTTTGCGCCCCCGCGTCTACCCCCATGCACTGGACACTCACTCGTTTTACGCAGGGACCGATGAACACCGCGTCGCCGACCTCAACGACGCGCTGGCAGACCCCGAGATTCGCGCAGTGCTGTGCAATCGTGGCGGTTACGGCACCCAACGCATTCTGGCGCAGGTGGACTACGATGCAGTGCGCCGCGACCCGAAGCTGCTGATAGGCTTTTCCGACATCACCGCCTTGCACGGCGCGCTGTGGACCGAAGCCCGACTGGCAACGGTTCACGGTCCCGTAGCCGCGCAATTCGAGCGCGGGGGGATGTTCACCAGCACCCTTAAACGTGCCCTGATGAGTGCTGAACCGGTGGTGGTTAGGGCCAGCGCCGACGAGCCCACCTGCCGCGTGCGCACCTCGGGCCTGGCAGAAGGCCTCTTGCTGGGTGGCAACCTGAGCATGCTCAGTACCTGCATCGGCACCCCTTACATGCCGGACCTTGAGGGGGCGATTCTGCTCATCGAGGACGTTAACGAACCCGCCTACCGCATTGATCGTCTGCTCACGCATCTGCTCAACTGCGGCATTCTGCAGCGGGTGGCGGGCATTGCGGTGGGGCAGTTCAGCGAGCCGGGCAACGGCAACGCCACCATCAAAGCGGCGGACGTGCTGATCGAGCGTCTTGGCGATCTGGGCATTCCGGTGCTGGGCGGGCTTTCCATCGGTCACGGCGACCGCAATGAAGCCGTGGCGCTCGGGACTTATGCGCGTCTGGATGCCGACAACGGCACGCTGACCGTTGCCGCCGCAGCGCGGGGCTGA
- a CDS encoding methyl-accepting chemotaxis protein translates to MTATVHDVARNAEDAARAAQTADSKVDSGQQVVRQSMARIEALASSASSASDSIENLSAEIQNIGKVLGVIKSVAEQTNLLALNAAIEAARAGEQGRGFAVVADEVRALAKRTQQSTEEIERLVMRLQSGAQASVVQIQSSGELVKLAVSDALQTESALGSIAAAVSLIQQMNQQIAAAAEQQSSVAEEINRSVTSIRASADQSALAMRGNAASSIELASLGVALKGMVGHFRL, encoded by the coding sequence ATGACCGCCACCGTGCACGATGTCGCGCGTAATGCCGAAGACGCGGCGCGGGCCGCGCAGACCGCCGACAGCAAAGTCGACAGCGGTCAGCAGGTGGTGCGTCAGAGCATGGCAAGGATTGAAGCATTGGCCAGTTCGGCCAGTTCGGCCAGTGATTCGATTGAAAACCTCAGCGCTGAAATCCAGAACATCGGCAAGGTCTTGGGCGTGATCAAAAGCGTTGCCGAGCAAACCAATCTGTTGGCGCTCAATGCGGCCATCGAAGCGGCGCGGGCCGGCGAACAGGGCAGGGGTTTTGCGGTGGTGGCCGACGAAGTACGCGCGCTGGCCAAACGCACGCAGCAGTCGACCGAAGAAATCGAGCGTCTGGTCATGCGCCTGCAATCGGGCGCCCAGGCTTCTGTGGTGCAAATTCAAAGCAGCGGCGAACTGGTGAAGCTGGCCGTCAGTGATGCGCTGCAAACCGAAAGCGCGCTGGGCAGCATCGCCGCCGCAGTGTCGCTGATCCAGCAGATGAACCAGCAGATCGCAGCCGCCGCAGAGCAACAGAGTTCGGTGGCCGAAGAGATCAACCGCAGCGTCACCAGCATCCGTGCCAGCGCCGATCAGTCGGCTCTGGCGATGCGGGGCAATGCGGCGTCGAGCATCGAGCTCGCTTCGTTGGGCGTTGCACTGAAAGGCATGGTCGGGCATTTCAGGTTGTAA
- a CDS encoding benzoate/H(+) symporter BenE family transporter has product MTHATQAPLRPLADSSLSAVVAGFIAMMTGCTSSLVLMFQAGQAAGLTSAQISSWIWALFMGMAVCSIGLSLRYRSPITVAWSTPGAALLITSLGGVAYPEAIGAFITSAVLITICGLTGSFERLVKRLPASLAAALLAGILFKIGSEIFVAAQHRTGLVLGMFFTYLIVKRYSPRYAVLVTLLVGVALSGMLGLLNFGGFALEVAVPVWTTPAFSWAATISIGIPLFVVAMTSQNMPGMAVLRADGYSVPASPLISATGIASLICAPFGSHGITLAAISAAICTGPHAHEDKDKRYTAAIWCGIFYAIAGLFGATLAALFAAFPKELVLSIAALALFGSIINGLTVAMNEPREREAALITFMVTASGLTLFSIGSAFWGIIAGVLTLVILNGRRT; this is encoded by the coding sequence ATGACTCACGCGACCCAGGCGCCGCTGCGCCCGCTGGCTGATTCCTCGCTCTCTGCCGTCGTCGCCGGCTTCATCGCCATGATGACCGGCTGCACCAGCTCGCTGGTGTTGATGTTTCAGGCGGGGCAAGCCGCAGGGCTGACGTCAGCGCAGATTTCGTCGTGGATCTGGGCGCTGTTCATGGGCATGGCGGTGTGCAGCATCGGCTTGTCGTTACGCTATCGCTCACCCATCACCGTGGCATGGTCAACCCCCGGTGCAGCGCTGCTGATCACCAGTCTGGGCGGTGTGGCTTATCCCGAAGCGATTGGCGCGTTCATCACCAGCGCTGTTCTGATCACCATTTGCGGCCTCACCGGCAGCTTTGAACGCTTGGTCAAACGCCTGCCCGCCTCCCTTGCCGCCGCTTTGCTGGCCGGAATTCTGTTCAAAATCGGCAGCGAGATTTTCGTTGCCGCGCAGCACCGTACCGGGCTGGTGCTGGGCATGTTCTTCACCTACCTGATCGTCAAACGTTACTCGCCCCGCTACGCCGTGCTGGTGACCTTACTGGTGGGCGTCGCTCTGTCGGGCATGCTCGGGCTGTTGAATTTTGGCGGGTTCGCTCTGGAAGTTGCGGTGCCGGTCTGGACCACGCCCGCGTTTTCCTGGGCCGCGACCATCAGCATTGGCATCCCGTTGTTCGTGGTGGCGATGACCTCACAGAACATGCCGGGCATGGCGGTATTGCGCGCAGACGGCTACAGCGTACCGGCCTCGCCGCTGATCTCGGCCACCGGCATTGCGTCGCTGATCTGCGCGCCATTTGGCTCCCACGGCATCACGCTCGCCGCCATCAGCGCGGCGATCTGCACCGGTCCGCATGCCCATGAAGACAAGGACAAGCGCTACACCGCGGCGATCTGGTGCGGGATTTTCTACGCCATCGCCGGCCTGTTCGGCGCCACGCTGGCAGCCTTGTTTGCGGCGTTCCCCAAGGAACTGGTGCTGTCGATTGCAGCACTGGCGCTGTTTGGCTCGATCATCAATGGCCTGACCGTTGCCATGAACGAACCCAGGGAGCGTGAAGCGGCGTTGATCACCTTCATGGTCACAGCGTCAGGCCTGACGCTGTTTTCAATCGGTTCGGCGTTCTGGGGGATCATCGCGGGCGTCTTGACTCTGGTGATCCTCAATGGCCGCCGGACGTGA
- a CDS encoding MarR family transcriptional regulator, with protein MLDLKNSSTQQIAMEAFFFGYQAFTAKADEMLDRRGLSRVHQRIVFFIARYPGLSVKELLAVLGVSKQALNTPLRQLIELELVLSITPETDKRKRLLELTPEGAAFEQSLRREQVKLLQRVFADAGRDAVDGWLAVNQALGNTLKPAIDL; from the coding sequence ATGCTTGACCTTAAAAATTCATCTACTCAGCAAATTGCCATGGAAGCGTTCTTTTTCGGCTACCAGGCGTTTACCGCCAAAGCCGACGAGATGCTCGACCGGCGGGGCCTGAGTCGCGTACATCAGCGGATCGTGTTTTTCATCGCCCGTTATCCGGGCCTGAGCGTGAAAGAGTTGTTGGCGGTGCTGGGGGTGAGCAAGCAGGCGCTGAACACACCGTTGCGTCAGTTGATCGAGTTGGAGTTGGTGCTCAGCATTACCCCCGAGACCGACAAACGTAAGCGCCTGCTTGAACTGACACCTGAGGGCGCTGCGTTCGAGCAATCGCTGCGGCGCGAACAAGTGAAGCTGCTGCAGCGGGTATTCGCCGACGCCGGACGGGATGCGGTAGACGGTTGGCTGGCGGTGAATCAGGCGCTGGGCAATACGCTCAAGCCTGCGATTGATCTTTAG
- a CDS encoding aminotransferase-like domain-containing protein, which translates to MAFSERVTRLKSSLIREILAAAQRPEMMSFAGGLPAESMLPKTEWADMPRTLGQYGMSEGEPALREALAAEARALGVPCDASQVIIISGSQQTLDLAAKLYIDKGTEILMEGPTYLAALQIFQLFGAECLTVPLLAEGPDLIAMRERLEHHTPAFAYLIPTFQNPSAVRYSESARDAVAALLDEFGVTLIEDEPYRELTFDGGSARPIVSRLNKASWIYTGTVSKTLMPGLRVGYLIATPDLFPHLLKLKQSADLHTNRVGQWQALQWIGTDHYRQHLVGLRSFYRQRRDQFEAALQRHFNDLADWNEPQGGLFFWLTLKQPLDTRTLLDQALAQNVAFMPGEPFFSDPDANPGYIRLNFSHIDPARLDEGLQRLAAVVRSALAAKAA; encoded by the coding sequence ATGGCTTTTTCCGAACGTGTGACACGCCTGAAGAGTTCTTTGATTCGCGAGATCCTCGCCGCGGCCCAGCGTCCGGAGATGATGTCCTTCGCCGGTGGCCTTCCCGCCGAGAGCATGCTGCCCAAGACCGAGTGGGCCGACATGCCGCGCACTCTGGGTCAATACGGCATGAGCGAGGGTGAACCTGCCCTGCGCGAAGCCTTGGCCGCCGAGGCCCGTGCGCTAGGTGTGCCGTGCGATGCCAGCCAGGTGATTATCATCAGCGGTTCGCAACAGACGCTGGACCTGGCCGCCAAGCTGTACATCGACAAAGGCACTGAAATCCTCATGGAAGGCCCGACTTACCTCGCGGCGCTGCAGATTTTCCAGCTGTTCGGTGCCGAATGCCTGACGGTGCCATTGCTGGCTGAAGGCCCCGATCTGATCGCGATGCGCGAGCGTCTCGAACACCACACTCCGGCCTTCGCCTACCTGATCCCGACATTCCAGAACCCCTCGGCCGTGCGCTACAGCGAGTCGGCGCGCGATGCCGTGGCCGCGTTGCTCGACGAGTTCGGTGTCACGCTGATCGAGGACGAGCCTTACCGCGAGCTGACCTTCGATGGCGGCAGCGCACGGCCGATTGTCAGCCGCTTGAACAAGGCCAGCTGGATTTACACCGGCACGGTCTCCAAAACCCTCATGCCCGGGCTGCGGGTCGGCTACCTGATTGCCACGCCGGACCTGTTCCCGCACCTGCTCAAGCTCAAGCAGTCGGCGGACCTGCACACCAATCGGGTCGGGCAATGGCAGGCGCTTCAGTGGATCGGCACCGACCACTATCGCCAGCATCTGGTGGGACTGCGCAGCTTTTATCGACAGCGACGCGACCAGTTCGAGGCCGCGCTGCAGCGGCATTTCAACGATCTGGCCGACTGGAACGAGCCCCAGGGCGGGCTGTTTTTCTGGCTGACGCTCAAACAGCCACTCGACACCCGGACACTGCTTGATCAGGCGCTGGCGCAGAACGTGGCGTTTATGCCAGGCGAGCCTTTTTTTAGCGATCCGGACGCCAACCCCGGTTATATTCGGCTGAACTTCAGCCACATCGACCCCGCACGGCTGGACGAAGGTCTGCAACGACTGGCCGCCGTGGTGCGTAGCGCACTGGCCGCCAAAGCCGCTTGA
- a CDS encoding glutathione S-transferase family protein has product MYKVYGDYNSGNCYKIKLMLNLLGAHYEWLPVDILKGETQTEAFLAKNPNGKVPVLELEDGTYLWESNAILNFLAEGTPYLLTEPRLRTQMLQWQFFEQYSHEPSIAVARFIQFYLGLPQERLEEYKAMHKQGYRALKVMEQQLIRTPFLVGDEFSIADIALYAYTHVAHQGGFDLAQFPAIEQWLLRVKQQPGYIGMLD; this is encoded by the coding sequence ATGTACAAGGTTTACGGTGATTACAATTCGGGCAACTGCTACAAGATCAAGCTGATGCTCAACCTGCTGGGCGCTCACTACGAGTGGCTGCCAGTGGACATTCTCAAGGGCGAAACCCAGACCGAAGCGTTTCTGGCGAAGAACCCCAATGGCAAGGTTCCGGTGCTGGAACTCGAAGACGGCACTTACCTTTGGGAGTCCAACGCGATCCTGAACTTTCTGGCCGAAGGCACGCCTTATCTGCTGACCGAGCCGCGACTGCGCACACAGATGCTGCAATGGCAGTTCTTCGAGCAATACAGCCACGAGCCGAGCATCGCCGTGGCGCGCTTCATTCAGTTTTATCTGGGGTTGCCGCAGGAGCGGCTCGAAGAATACAAAGCCATGCACAAGCAGGGCTACAGAGCCTTGAAAGTCATGGAGCAACAACTGATCCGCACACCGTTTCTGGTGGGCGATGAGTTTTCGATTGCCGACATTGCGCTCTACGCCTACACCCATGTTGCCCACCAGGGCGGCTTCGATCTGGCGCAGTTCCCGGCCATCGAGCAGTGGTTGTTGCGCGTCAAGCAGCAGCCGGGTTACATCGGCATGCTCGACTGA
- a CDS encoding lysozyme inhibitor LprI family protein, with protein sequence MQLRMIAAGMFMALGIGCSASASAEGCDANQAAMNQCAAKELATLDADLNAQYKAQMNYLKTPAKKQALQDAQKKWIAFRDTDCAYQVGKREDSGSIWPLLQTNCLAAHTKVRAEQLKGYVACRQEGCPK encoded by the coding sequence ATGCAACTCAGAATGATAGCGGCAGGGATGTTCATGGCACTGGGCATCGGCTGTTCTGCGTCGGCCAGCGCTGAAGGCTGCGACGCCAATCAGGCAGCCATGAACCAGTGCGCGGCCAAGGAACTGGCGACACTGGATGCTGACTTGAACGCTCAATACAAGGCGCAGATGAATTACCTCAAGACGCCTGCGAAAAAGCAGGCGCTCCAGGATGCGCAGAAGAAGTGGATTGCGTTTCGTGATACCGATTGTGCGTATCAGGTGGGTAAACGCGAGGATTCGGGTTCTATCTGGCCGCTGTTGCAGACCAACTGCCTGGCCGCGCACACCAAAGTGCGCGCCGAGCAGTTAAAGGGTTATGTGGCTTGTCGCCAGGAAGGCTGCCCGAAATAG
- a CDS encoding glutathione S-transferase N-terminal domain-containing protein, protein MFMKALRVGLGQLVILIDFITRPGKKQRSPAAQTAVDESARDLTLYQFHACPFCVKTRRTLRRLNVPVALRDAKNNELDRQTLLNEGGKVKVPCLRIEEAGQTVWMYESKVIIDYLEKRFSAV, encoded by the coding sequence GTGTTCATGAAGGCATTGAGAGTGGGCTTGGGCCAACTCGTTATCCTCATCGATTTCATCACCCGTCCGGGCAAGAAACAGCGCTCACCAGCCGCCCAGACAGCGGTCGATGAATCCGCAAGAGACCTGACGCTCTATCAGTTTCACGCCTGCCCTTTCTGCGTGAAAACCCGTCGCACCCTGCGCCGTCTGAACGTGCCGGTGGCTCTGCGTGATGCGAAAAACAACGAACTGGATCGCCAGACCCTGCTCAACGAAGGCGGCAAGGTCAAAGTCCCTTGCCTGCGCATCGAAGAAGCGGGTCAGACGGTCTGGATGTATGAATCCAAGGTGATCATCGATTACCTGGAGAAGCGCTTTTCAGCGGTGTGA
- the folE gene encoding GTP cyclohydrolase I FolE, giving the protein MTLEHNYTEILSQLGEDVSREGLLDTPKRAAKAMKYLCHGYEQTLEEVTNGALFSSDNSEMVVVKDIELYSLCEHHLLPFIGKAHVAYIPSGKVLGLSKVARIVDMFARRLQIQENLSRQIAEAVQQITGALGVAVVIEAKHMCMMMRGVEKQNSSMITSVMLGEFRENAATRSEFLSLIR; this is encoded by the coding sequence GTGACACTGGAACATAATTACACCGAGATATTGAGCCAGCTTGGCGAGGACGTTTCCCGCGAAGGCCTGCTCGACACTCCCAAGCGCGCCGCCAAAGCCATGAAGTACCTGTGTCACGGCTATGAGCAAACCCTGGAAGAAGTCACCAACGGTGCGCTGTTCAGCTCCGACAACAGCGAAATGGTGGTAGTCAAGGACATCGAGTTGTATTCGCTGTGCGAGCATCACCTGCTGCCCTTCATCGGCAAGGCCCACGTGGCCTACATCCCTAGCGGCAAGGTGCTGGGGCTGTCGAAGGTCGCGCGCATTGTCGACATGTTCGCCCGCCGCCTGCAGATACAGGAAAACCTCTCTCGCCAGATCGCCGAAGCCGTTCAGCAGATCACCGGCGCACTGGGCGTGGCGGTGGTCATCGAAGCCAAGCACATGTGCATGATGATGCGCGGCGTCGAGAAACAGAATTCGTCGATGATCACGTCGGTGATGCTGGGTGAGTTCCGCGAAAACGCGGCAACCCGCAGCGAATTCCTCAGCCTTATTCGCTGA
- a CDS encoding GntR family transcriptional regulator yields the protein MTDRPILLPTMRQVSRDTLQDQVYRQIREALMSGRFQPGQKLTIRGLAEALGSSPMPVREALSRLSAENAFEVTETSRLRVRLMTPARLREIRDARVALEGLLAEKAVALLTDADLAEISDLCAQMQHAADHIDVSRYLWTNFAFHRRIYAVAKAELTTAAVENFWLHMGPCFALVAPDRAHLERSMEAHDRIVAALAARDGAAARAAVTDDIMQAADSLARLLVKSDRSRSSVSGVKKA from the coding sequence ATGACAGATCGTCCGATCCTCCTGCCGACCATGCGCCAGGTTTCCCGCGATACGCTGCAAGATCAGGTTTATCGCCAGATCCGCGAAGCCTTGATGAGTGGTCGTTTCCAGCCAGGCCAGAAGCTGACCATTCGCGGGCTGGCCGAAGCGCTGGGCTCCAGTCCCATGCCGGTGCGCGAAGCACTGAGCCGTCTGAGCGCTGAAAACGCGTTCGAAGTCACTGAAACCTCCCGCCTGCGTGTGCGCCTGATGACCCCGGCAAGGCTGCGCGAAATTCGCGATGCACGAGTCGCCCTCGAAGGCCTGCTGGCGGAAAAAGCCGTCGCGCTGCTTACCGATGCCGATCTCGCCGAGATCAGCGACTTGTGCGCGCAGATGCAGCACGCCGCCGATCACATCGATGTTTCCCGCTATCTCTGGACCAACTTTGCCTTTCACCGACGCATTTACGCGGTGGCCAAGGCCGAGTTGACGACGGCTGCCGTGGAGAATTTCTGGCTGCACATGGGCCCCTGTTTTGCGCTGGTAGCGCCCGACAGAGCGCACCTTGAGCGCTCGATGGAGGCGCACGACCGCATCGTCGCAGCGCTGGCAGCACGCGACGGCGCCGCAGCCAGGGCCGCGGTGACCGATGACATCATGCAGGCCGCCGATTCCCTGGCGCGTCTGCTCGTCAAGAGCGACCGTTCGCGGTCATCCGTCTCAGGAGTGAAAAAAGCATGA
- a CDS encoding SDR family oxidoreductase translates to MSVLNRLIPYTGLRVLISGGAAGIGEVLAAAYMEAGARVHVCDVSEAAIAAFRDRYPDSTATRADVGDPAQIEAVFQVQREQFGGLDVLVNNAGIAGPTAGIDAISDEDWQRTLDINLTAQYRFAHHAVPLLKQSPNAHLIHIASVAGRLGYAWRTPYAATKWAIVGLMKSLASELGESDIRVNALLPGIVEGPRMDGVIRARAEQMNVPEAEMRQEYLKKISLKRMVTAEDVAAMALFLCSPAARNVTGQAISVDGNVEYL, encoded by the coding sequence ATGAGCGTTTTGAATCGGCTGATTCCCTACACCGGCCTTCGGGTCCTGATATCCGGCGGCGCGGCCGGCATTGGCGAAGTCCTCGCCGCGGCGTACATGGAAGCCGGTGCCAGGGTTCACGTGTGCGACGTCAGCGAAGCGGCCATTGCCGCGTTCCGTGATCGTTACCCTGACAGCACCGCCACTCGCGCCGACGTCGGCGACCCTGCGCAGATCGAGGCTGTGTTTCAGGTGCAGCGCGAGCAGTTCGGCGGCCTCGATGTGTTGGTCAACAATGCCGGCATCGCTGGTCCCACGGCCGGTATCGACGCCATCAGCGACGAAGACTGGCAGCGTACCCTCGACATCAACCTCACCGCGCAATACCGCTTCGCCCATCACGCCGTGCCGCTGCTCAAGCAATCGCCCAACGCGCACCTGATCCACATCGCTTCGGTAGCGGGGCGCCTGGGGTATGCCTGGCGTACGCCTTACGCGGCGACCAAATGGGCCATCGTCGGTTTGATGAAGTCGCTTGCCTCGGAACTGGGTGAGAGCGACATCCGGGTCAACGCCTTGCTGCCAGGCATCGTTGAAGGTCCGCGCATGGACGGCGTCATTCGAGCGCGCGCCGAGCAGATGAACGTGCCCGAGGCCGAGATGCGGCAGGAATACCTGAAGAAAATTTCGCTGAAACGCATGGTCACCGCCGAAGACGTCGCGGCCATGGCGCTGTTCTTGTGTTCGCCTGCTGCGCGCAATGTCACCGGGCAGGCCATCAGCGTGGATGGCAACGTCGAATACCTCTGA
- a CDS encoding BKACE family enzyme encodes MSKKRPVIITCAVTGAIHTPSMSPHLPITPQEIADAAIGAANAGAAIVHLHARDPVDGRPSQEVDLFRQFLPQIKAKIDVVINITTGGAPTMGVEERLQPVAQLKPELASLNMGSMNFGLYEMLDRFTEFKHDWERPYLAESDDRIFRNTFRDIAHILNACAENRTRFEIECYDIGHLYTAAHFLQRGLLKAPIFIQSVFGLRGGIGGHPEDLAHMRRTADRLFGDAYEWSILGAGRNQIPLGTMGLAMGSNVRVGLEDSLWDGPGKLAASNADQVKRIRTVIQALGGRVATPDEAREMLDLKGKHAVDF; translated from the coding sequence ATGTCCAAAAAACGCCCGGTCATCATCACATGTGCTGTCACGGGGGCGATTCATACACCGTCGATGTCGCCGCATTTACCCATCACCCCGCAGGAAATCGCTGATGCTGCCATTGGTGCCGCGAACGCGGGTGCCGCGATTGTCCACTTGCATGCGCGGGATCCGGTTGATGGGCGTCCCAGCCAGGAGGTCGACCTGTTCCGCCAGTTTTTGCCGCAGATCAAAGCCAAGATCGACGTAGTGATCAACATCACTACAGGCGGCGCGCCGACGATGGGCGTGGAAGAACGCTTGCAGCCGGTGGCGCAACTCAAGCCGGAACTGGCGTCGCTGAACATGGGCTCGATGAACTTCGGTCTGTACGAAATGCTCGACCGCTTCACCGAGTTCAAGCACGACTGGGAGCGGCCGTACCTCGCGGAAAGCGATGACCGGATCTTTCGCAATACCTTTCGCGACATCGCACACATCCTCAACGCCTGCGCCGAGAACCGCACCCGGTTCGAAATCGAGTGCTACGACATCGGCCATCTGTACACCGCCGCGCACTTCCTGCAACGCGGGCTGCTCAAGGCGCCGATTTTCATTCAGTCGGTGTTCGGCCTGCGTGGCGGGATCGGCGGCCACCCCGAAGACCTCGCACACATGCGACGTACCGCCGACCGTTTGTTTGGGGACGCCTACGAGTGGTCGATCCTCGGCGCGGGGCGCAATCAGATTCCACTGGGCACCATGGGGCTTGCGATGGGCAGCAACGTGCGCGTAGGGCTGGAAGATTCTCTGTGGGATGGCCCGGGCAAACTCGCCGCCTCCAACGCTGATCAGGTTAAACGCATCCGCACAGTGATCCAGGCTTTGGGCGGGCGCGTCGCCACGCCAGACGAAGCCCGGGAAATGCTCGATCTCAAAGGCAAGCATGCGGTGGACTTCTAA
- a CDS encoding SMP-30/gluconolactonase/LRE family protein, producing the protein MRIEIVVDVKTTLGEGPVWDVEQQRLYWIDSFDGRVLRCTDDGRELRAWDVGQKIGSMALRQNGDAAIVALQNGLYHLDLPSGDLKLIVDPEPGRPNNRLNDGKVDRHGRFVFGSMDTLEEEASASLYRLDPDMSLHTLDDGIICSNGPCWSPNGETFYFADTWSGDIWAYDYDNATGDVGNRRTFAAVDTSGGGAADGCTVDAEGCLWQALVYAGKLVRYTPDGQVDRVIDMPVKKVTSLAFGGPNLDTLFVTSMARPPLPRFPEDGQQRGALFAITGLGVQGVAERRFAS; encoded by the coding sequence ATGCGTATCGAAATAGTCGTTGATGTGAAGACCACGCTGGGCGAAGGCCCTGTGTGGGATGTGGAGCAACAGCGTTTGTACTGGATCGACAGCTTTGATGGCCGCGTCCTGCGGTGTACCGATGACGGGCGCGAGCTGCGGGCGTGGGACGTCGGGCAGAAAATAGGCTCCATGGCCCTGCGCCAGAACGGCGATGCCGCCATCGTGGCGCTGCAGAACGGCCTCTACCACCTTGACCTGCCGAGCGGAGATCTGAAGCTGATCGTCGATCCGGAACCGGGTCGTCCGAACAACCGACTCAACGACGGCAAAGTCGATCGTCACGGGCGCTTCGTCTTTGGCTCCATGGACACTCTGGAGGAGGAGGCCAGCGCCAGCCTGTACCGCCTGGACCCGGACATGAGCCTGCACACGCTGGACGACGGCATCATTTGCTCGAACGGCCCGTGTTGGAGCCCGAACGGTGAAACCTTCTATTTTGCCGACACCTGGTCCGGCGATATCTGGGCGTACGACTACGACAACGCTACCGGAGATGTGGGCAATCGGCGCACCTTCGCTGCGGTCGACACTAGCGGCGGCGGGGCAGCGGATGGTTGCACCGTGGACGCCGAAGGATGCCTGTGGCAGGCCTTGGTGTACGCCGGAAAACTGGTCCGTTACACGCCGGACGGCCAGGTTGACCGTGTCATCGACATGCCGGTCAAGAAGGTCACCAGCCTGGCGTTTGGCGGGCCGAATCTGGACACATTGTTTGTCACCTCCATGGCCAGGCCGCCGTTGCCGCGCTTCCCCGAAGACGGTCAGCAACGTGGCGCGCTGTTTGCGATCACCGGGCTGGGCGTGCAAGGGGTGGCCGAGCGGCGCTTTGCCAGCTGA